In Mytilus edulis chromosome 6, xbMytEdul2.2, whole genome shotgun sequence, the following proteins share a genomic window:
- the LOC139526374 gene encoding profilin-like has translation MTKGQVLLQSWDAFIDNLIAHSRDARGFEHMDKACIIGLDGGAKWTTDSHQKALKLSLNEASTIAKVFKRRDFTPFMDNGIYAEGVKYKYLQVDLDNKIVFAKKEGNGALTLQRSKTAIVIAHTKEGSQQKFTNKAVRDIAEYLESLGM, from the exons ATGACGAAGGGACAAG TGCTTCTCCAGAGCTGGGATGCTTTTATAGACAACTTGATAGCACATTCACGTGATGCTAGGGGTTTCGAGCATATGGACAAAGCATGTATTATAGGTCTCGATGGTGGAGCAAAATGGACGACAGATAGTCATCAAAAAGCGTTAAAACTATCTTTGAATGAGGCTAGTACAATTGCAAAAGTCTTCAAACGCAGGGATTTTACCCCATTCATGGACAATGGTATTTATGCTGAAGGAGTAAAGTATAAGTACTTACAAGTAGATCTGGACAATAAAATAGTTTTTGCCAAAAAGGAGGGGAATGGTGCGTTGACATTACAAAGATCTAAAACTGCTATCGTTATCGCTCATACTAAAGAAGGAAGTCagcaaaaatttacaaataaagctGTCAGGGACATCGCAGAATATTTAGAATCGTTGGGGATGTAA